Within Lolium rigidum isolate FL_2022 chromosome 5, APGP_CSIRO_Lrig_0.1, whole genome shotgun sequence, the genomic segment tggggcgccccagcctagcaaggctggccggccacttcccctcatataaggaggtggggcggctagggttcaatatagttcaagtttagtctcaagattagagttttccccattgcgtgtgttcacgtgtatcatccctccgggggtacggcgttgTCGTTTATCTATataatccgctgcgaaggttcttgtgttcatcaaggattgtctagctcaggctTGAGgcatatcgttcatcgatccgttgcttgctggattcgttccctcttctccaggctgcgttcatcgcgttgtttggaggaattactaccccaggttctcgatgtgaaagatcgggcatcaaccaaggaggatccagtgggtcgTTCCCTTATCGGGGGGCTGCAAACTATACATCTAGTGCTTACTACAAATTCTGCTTTAGAGAATGCACAACTCATGTTTCTTTCTTATGGCTCTGGAAGTCCAAATGTATCCCCAAACTCAAATTCTTCTGGTGGCTAGTTCTAGTGGACAGACTGAATACCAGAAACATGCTGCGCAGAAGAAACTACAAAATTAACTCCTCATATAATTGCCTGATGTGCCCTTCACCACCAGAAGAAACGATTGAGCACATGATTTTTCACTGTGATTTCAGCAAATCTTGTTGGAACAGATTACAGATGGTTTGGTCACAACATGGGAACAAACTCGATATCATAGAACAGGGCCGTGCTACTTGGAAAAATCCTCTATACATGAAAATCACAATTGTTGCATCTTGGAGTATATGGAAAGAAAGAAACAACAAGCTCTTCAATGGCATAGACCCAAACATTGACTCCTGGACCAGGAGGTTCAAAACAGACTTTGCTTTATTAGTCCATAGAACAAAAAAAGGATTTGCATCCTTTTATTAATAAGCTTGTAGACAATCTCTAGACCCTCTCTGTACTTCCTTTACTTCTGAAGCTCACTCCATTGTAAAGATGTAATTTTTGGGTCTTCTTGACCCTTTTAATATAGTAAAACAATAGCagcctttcctactgttaaaAGTTCAAAAAAGAACTAAAGATGAGGACAAAGATTTATATTTCGCATGGCATGATCAAACAATCATTGGAGATACTTCGCATAGGCAGTCGTGGAAGCAATTTTGGAAGGGTTTCATGCAAACTTTAACCAAAGAACAAGTGAAGATGGTCGATCCTTGCCATCGATAATGAATAGGTGGTCAACTCCAATTCGTTATCCGTGGAAGCAATTTTGGAAGGAACAAGTGAAGATGACTAGTGGAGGAGGTTCAAGGAACAAGATGACTGGTGCTATGAATTTGTCTTTCAAAACTTCCAATTTGTTAGGTTTAGATGATGCTATCGATTTGTGTGACTTTATATGCATTATGAATCATCTTAGGTTAATGTTGTTATGTATGAATATGCTCGAATTTTAAAATTATGTTGAAAAAAAGTTTGCTCCTCTAAGTTATTGGCCTTCGGTTCTAGCGCACAAAATTTAGAGGAGCAAATATGAGAAGTTAATTTTTAGGGAGACGTTTCCTCCTCTAAATTATTGGGGATTTACTAGAAATGCTCTTAAAACACCATTCCTAAAACCCTTagagcatgcaggaacgagtgcgaaaacgtcgatcacaccactgccatgtacgcctttattggtggactgcagagaggaggattgctgaggcataagcttacatgtttggctaacgccaacaaactgactttggatgagatgatctccatcgccggtgatcacactcgccgccgatgacgacgcagcggtgatatcgcagctacggcaatccccctgcaccaacaaaagaagaaccgtgataacggtaacaacagcggccacaaacgcaaaaaccccgatgaccgaagagtggcggatccgagatggtcgccatggcgttccaacgcggaggttcgagaggcggaagaggacgcggccgcggaggcggagccggcaggggtcggcagcatggcaccgaggtcNNNNNNNNNNNNNNNNNNNNNNNNNNNNNNNNNNNNNNNNNNNNNNNNNNNNNNNNNNNNNNNNNNNNNNNNNNNNNNNNNNNNNNNNNNNNNNNNNNNNGAGCGACGTGGTTGCCGATGGCGAGCACTGCTTGTTTGGAGATATATTGTGAGGTTGGAGCCCATATGTCTTCGAGAATCTCCGGAAGAAGTacgaaggcggaaatgagaatCCAGCGCTCCACCAATgccttcgtcggcaccatctcgTCATCCTTTGGAGCCGGAGCTGGTTCAAGTGGAACCGACCTccggcttccgggttgcaggaaaccctccgcctcgaggttcttcggTTCCGTTTCGGTGGTGGTACggggccaccattttcctttaGCTTCGGAGTCGCGCTTGCGAGCTTTGGACTTCTTGGCAGCCTCTTCCGCCTCGCTGCTCCGTCCGGCccgcctcggaggttttctccgggtgagcggaggtcccctcggcttccttgccggaatcctttgaaggatccagcacgGCCGGGGcgaagggtggaggggcggaggaaattggcgtcgccatgatcggttccgaggtcggaggcggagttgTTGAAGACATCTGGAGAAAAAAGTTTGGCGGAAAttttctttagtcggatcccacatcgtcttccccaagttcatccctaccaactacggcgcgaaagtgaagctcgaaggtttaccgtaatggcgtgcggtggtcggagatgcggtggctcgccggagttatgaacacgaagaacaccacggtggcgggttcgctccggtgatgctccggtgactttccggcgggttccggcacggcggaggaggagctctcgggcggcgctcggcagagaggtgagaagggggtgaatgaggggtaaaggggtcgacggctgatatttataggctgaggggataagattcgtgttccgcatcctgtggtcggaacgcaagcgtcgcgccgttggatgcgtgacacgtgtcccaaaccctagcggtaaaaatggctagagataagttaccgcgcaaatcgcgcaaaaatggcgccgagattggcggaaccgtttgagtcttttaagattccgggtaattgcgtgaagataagttggctctcgttcacgagcggggagtaacccggaaatattctttggaatgtcgatggatgaagtcccgcgaggatgagagcattttccggctgtaagttggaaaaggaagaaaatgcgaagttggagctcttcaagtttctccgcgttgccgacgatgccggaaacctaaggaacaagcatggcggaagctgcaggcgaaactcggagaactcgggggctacttgttgtgggtatacttcatgggtgtaccatcgacggtgcctagatccggcaagcccgggtggcccacggacggtgatgaggcatgtggcccatcgggcggcccgattgcttgttgatcatgaaggaagaagtccagcccgggatcgataggccggatccgtaccgacataggagtaacccggatccatggaggcccatgagggacccggatccgatacgacgtatatggaaggcggatccgtgacgtgcacggcaagatattgtaccgtagttaggctatccgtaatccggctaggactctccatgtaaaccctagatccgtgcgcctttataagccggatcccggaggccctagaggcacgaccacaactcattgtaacaacgcgaaagcgcccggataattccggacaagcagcggtaggccctgtcatcgtgcgggtgttcgaaggctgggtaactcgtgtaccaccgtcccgtgtgcactccgccctatggcccctacttcttctccccctcgtgaggatccctcctccgaggtaccgtcgattaggcaacgacaggtcTATAAAACAATTTCGGGCTCACAAGGAAAAAAAATGACTAAAGATGGCTACACTCCTTCTCTTTACAGGTAGAAGAGCGGTCCGACCAATTTCAGCCACTAAAATTATCCATTTTAATTTGTTTGGGTTGGGCTATGACATAAAATCGACCGTCTCACTTTCCTTGTCCATTCGGATCTCATCGCGTCGTGCTCGCCCTTCCCATGGCACGGGTGGCAACGACACCCTATGCGAGTGCAGGAGCCAGCCTGCGGGCAGGTTGACCTCGGGCCACGACACGGTAGTCCCCCTCTCCCACATGTGACAAGCCTCGTCGATGGGGACGTAGCGCCTCATCTCCCACATGTGTGCCAAGCCTCGTCGATGGGAACGTAGCGTTCCGCTCGGTGTGGCAGCCACCTCCGAGCAAGGACCCCGCCTCCTAGTCGTTCTAGCCTTTCTTCCATTGTGAGGACTTGCCTATCGAATGTGTTTCCTCAGTGTGGGGAGTAGTCTCACTATGGTGCGGCAATGGCACGTGATGTTTCTGGCATGAGCAACCATGCACCTTAAAAAAGGAAGGGCAACATCATCCCATCTAGTCGTGGCATTGATGATAACGCATAAGCCTAACGTTGTCCGCTAGCACTGGCGCCTAGAAGGTGAAACAAGCTGCACTGATCACGAGGTAGGCCACAGGGTCGCCACTCGCCAGTACTAGCACGTAGAATGCGAAGTTGACATAGACCCCGGGTGGCAAAAGGAGGGCACACGGGCAGATACATTTCTAGCCTAAATTTAGGGTTGCAATAGGCGGACGCATCGATTCGTTGCCATCGGGCCActatgctggagatgctctcagagcaagaacaatagtggaACCGGCAGTCggctataatagtttgccacatcatctatagtcaacttatagTTAGCATGTACAATAataagctataaaagtgtagtgcTTTTAAAAAACATGgtccaccttttagtctcacataatGACTGGGAGCACGTGCTAATCTGGCTATTACACGAGAGCCCACTCTTCTTCCCTCCTAatttctctcctccaactaagcaaaatatATAAAATATGTACTGAAAGCaagtaatattttatctcttatagccagctgactggaccttattgtacttgctctcagtACATCGAATTAGCACACCTTACCCGGTGACCAAGAAAGACTCTGAGTGGCAAATGGACATACACATCCAAATTAAGTGGCACTCTACAATCATCTAACCTCTTCTTCTAAAGCATTAAAAGATGGGTAAATAGCAAGAACATTGCATCAAATACACTCTTAATTCCCTTAATAGACATGAAAATTCCAAGCATCGTCAACTACAGTGAAATAACAGAGACCTAAAGAGATTGGCACATCTATCAGCCAATGGAGAAGATAATTTCATAGACAGCGTGGCTCAAAGTCTCAAGCAAGACCAATAAAGTACAATCTCCGTGAAAAAATACCTCAATGTAGGATTCACAGGTCAGACACTGACATAGTTTGCATTCAAAGTATCGCATCAGACATGCTTTGATAATTCTGTGAACATGCAGCAGTTGTAAATCGCGTACCCTGTGCCTACACAGTAAAGACCCCATTGAGGATTTACTAGGCGTTCAAAGTGTTTCGAACACATTAGTGTCATGTCCAATCAACTAAACAAAGCACCATAACGATCACAAAGCATGCTAACTTTCTCTACTGTTGACTTGGCAGCTCACAAGTATCAATTAGGCTGTTGTGGAAGTGTTGGCCTCTCCTGGTTTGGAACTGATATAGCCTAAAGTTCTCAGCTTCTCTACAAGTTTCCTCTCCGCAGCGGCCTGAAAAAGGTCATCCTATTAGATATAAAACTTGGCAATTCCTAACAAAAAGATGAGTCAGTTAGTACCTCAAGCATGGGGCTGTCTTTCGGAATGTTACACGCTAGAACTATATTTAGACCTGTCTTCAGCACTGAAACATGAGGCGACATAAGCTTGCTGTTTTTCAAGCTAATATGATGAAGGTGGGTCAACTGAAGCAGATCTTGCAGTACCTAAGCGGCGGGCCATGCTTAAACCAGTATTATCAGACGTTCCTCCAAGTACAGATGTGACACTCACCCCGTTACCCTGCAACGAACATGAAGCACACATGGTGCACTGATCAGTCTCAACAGAAATAAATATACACCAGTTCTTATGGATATAATGATTGCTTGTTACCGGGCGAGTGCTTGCAGCAGCATATAAATGGCCAAACTTTGCAGAGTTGCATCCTACCCATGCATAGATCTGCATGAAAAAATAGAGGCTCAAAGCATATAACacattttttttgacaaagaGTAGAATGGAGATTATATAATATTGAGAATAAATATGGATTATTCAAAACAAAATAGGGAACACCATCATATTCCATTTTTTTTTGTGTAGAAACTAAAGAGGCGCCATAAGCCTTTCTTACATTTATCGAAAGTCAAAACTATCTGAAGCTTAACTCACGCGGCGATAATGACTAACGCTTACACTCACCGGCGGAGCTTCGTTGGGGCCAAACCGGGCCGTGGCCCGCCcagcttttttgcaaaaaagaatCAACTCCTATGTATCTAAGGCCCAGCCTAGCATGAGCAAACAATAGCCTGCCCTGCAGGCTGCAGCCCAGCCACGGAGATGTTGCAGCTGTGTATGTCTCCATTCTCCTCTCCAAAGAACTTGACACAGGCAGCAGTCACGGGGATGGGGGCACCCTGACCCCGCTAGGTCTAGGGGTTTAGACAAGGAAATAAGGGGGATATGGGGCAATCGGAggagggcagaggaggaagaagcgctGCGTGCAGCTAGCGGTTTCTGGGGCGCCACAACTGCAACCTGCAGGCGCGGCTGCATCGCAAGGCTCCGACGCGCCCGCACCGGCCGGAGGTTTAGCAGCCGGCAAGCGACCGAATCGAGCCCTACTCCTTTCCAATATTCTTATCCAGCTACGTTCCTTCTTTCTTTCCCTAATTTGTTTGCTAAGGAATAGCAATTTCATAGCACGGATGGGCGATTATTTAATGGTTTTCTTCAAATTTCAACAGCCATGGGAAAAGCCACTTAGAGAAAAATTGACTGTCTTGGAAATAAAAGAAATAAACATCAGTGAAGTTACAGAAAAGTGAAGTTAcagaaaaagagaagaagaagatacTTCAGCACTCCATTTGCTCGTTACTCTTCCATTTTCTACAAGTGTTGAACATGTATTTTCTAGTATAAACATTATTAAAACAAGCTTGCAcaacaagatggaagatgtcaatCTTACTAATAACCCTTTAGTTCACATAGAGTTTGATATTTTGGAGGAATCAACTATGATGATGCCATTTCAGATTTGAAAAGCATCAAGGGTTGGGCAGCTGACCTGTAGTATCTATCTCCATACTTAAACCCATCTAATGTCTAGCTTATTCTGGTATATACCTTCTTTTGTTgtatatatgtatatgcatcttctGATTTTGTAACCAATGGGAACAAAGAAATTTGATCAAATAACTAGTGAAGCGTTGTATTTAGCAACAATTATTTTATGCTTATTTTAGCTTGGCCCGCCCATGATTTCttttcaagctccgccactgcttacACTACCATGCTTCATTTAATATAATCCATATTTATTCACAATATGATTCACAATATTATATAACCTCCATTCAActctttgtcaaaaaaaaaaaattatataatcTCCATCATAGTTAGATGTACAATAATACGCTATAAAAGTGTAGTGCTTTTAGAAAACATcgcccaccttttagtctcacataatGCCTAGGAACACGTGTAAATTTGGCTattgcatgagagcccactctccttctctctcctaatctctctcctccaactatctGAAGCTTAACTCACGCGGCGATAATGACTAACGCTTACACTACCATGCTTCATTTAATATAATCCATATTTATTCACAATATTATTCACAATATTATATAATCTCCATTCAACTCTTTGTCAAAAAAATATATTATATAATCTCCATCATAGTTAGATGTACAATATAataagctataaaagtgtagtgcTTTTAGAAAACATcgcccaccttttagtctcacataatGCCTAGGAACACGTGAAAATCTGGCTattgcatgagagcccactctccttctctctcctaatctctctcctccaactaagccttTCTTACATTTATCGAAAGTCAAAACTATCTGAAGCTTAACTCACGCGGCGATAATGACTAACGCTTACACTACCATGCTTCATTTAATAATGTTATGACAAACAAATAAGACTCCAGGtcaaaaaacaaacaaacaaataagATAAGTTCAGAGCTTCTTATTCCAAATTACTTGCTTTACTAACTGAAACTGAACATGGACACCTTGTAGAACATCTTCCTTTGGCAGCTTTATGACATGTTTTTCCCCCCCGACCTCAACTTGACTTGAGTCGTACATCTAGTGGAACATCATCCTTTCACCGTGTTGTGACATGTTTTTCTTCTCGCCTCAGCATACAGAGTCATTCTTAATGGCTCAAATTGGTGTACCAACATGTGCAGATTTGCACCAGAATCACTCCCCTTAGGTTTCTATGTTGTCCTCTTAAGGCTACAGGATTATTATTTCCATATGTCTTGTACAAATCTTGCTCCAGATGTCTTTGCTTTTGAGTGAGATTTTGATGCAAATTTAATTTCAAGGCCAAAGTCCGGAAGTAAGGAATTGGGGACCACAAACTGAACAATGTCtgacttagcaaatgtttatgagttTGATACAGACATG encodes:
- the LOC124653862 gene encoding proteasome assembly chaperone 4-like, giving the protein MASEELGASLSDLALGSRAPTAGQVGSSGGPSSEGGTQVTCFTEDLHDVTLHFQIIRFSKQIYAWVGCNSAKFGHLYAAASTRPGNGVSVTSVLGGTSDNTGLSMARRLVLKTGLNIVLACNIPKDSPMLEAAAERKLVEKLRTLGYISSKPGEANTSTTA